The proteins below are encoded in one region of Candidatus Glassbacteria bacterium:
- a CDS encoding serine hydroxymethyltransferase: MNNLKQCDPEIYAAISREVGRQSRTLEMIASENFVSRAVLEAMGTPLTNKYAEGYPGKRYYGGCEFVDQAEELARSRACELFGAEHANVQPHAGSQANMAVYMALLQPGDTVLGMDLTHGGHLTHGSKVNFSGILYNVVSYGVREDDRMMDYDQVERLAAEHKPKMIIAGASAYPRVFDFPRLRRIADSVGAYLMADIAHPAGLIAAGLFPTPVGHAHVVTTTTHKTLRGPRGGMILCGEELAKQIDKKIFPGIQGGPMMHVIAAKAVAFKEALSDDFKQYSANVIANAKKLAGKLSGAGLDLVTGGTDSHIVLVDLTERGITGKQAEEALELCGITVNKNTVPFETRSPFVTSGIRIGTAALTTRGMGGEEMEAIGEMIGRVLGNLDDDSVYGAVRGEVGEICEKFPLYEGLVGD; the protein is encoded by the coding sequence ATGAACAACCTCAAACAGTGCGATCCTGAAATCTATGCCGCCATCAGCCGCGAGGTCGGCCGCCAGAGCAGAACGCTGGAGATGATCGCCTCGGAAAATTTCGTCAGCCGGGCGGTGCTGGAGGCAATGGGTACGCCGCTGACCAACAAGTACGCCGAGGGCTACCCGGGTAAACGCTACTACGGCGGCTGCGAATTTGTCGATCAGGCCGAGGAGCTGGCCCGCAGCCGCGCCTGCGAACTCTTCGGCGCCGAGCACGCCAATGTTCAGCCCCACGCCGGTTCACAGGCCAACATGGCTGTCTACATGGCCCTGCTCCAGCCGGGAGATACTGTGCTGGGCATGGACCTGACCCACGGCGGCCACCTGACCCACGGCAGCAAGGTCAATTTCAGCGGTATTCTCTACAATGTGGTCTCCTACGGGGTCCGCGAGGACGACCGGATGATGGACTACGACCAGGTGGAGCGCCTGGCCGCCGAGCACAAACCGAAAATGATTATCGCGGGCGCCAGCGCCTACCCCCGTGTGTTCGATTTCCCCCGCCTGCGCCGGATCGCCGACAGCGTGGGCGCGTACCTGATGGCGGATATCGCTCATCCGGCCGGGCTGATCGCAGCCGGGCTGTTCCCCACGCCGGTGGGTCACGCCCACGTGGTCACCACCACCACCCACAAGACACTGCGCGGCCCGCGCGGCGGGATGATCCTCTGCGGCGAGGAGCTGGCTAAGCAGATCGACAAGAAAATATTCCCCGGAATCCAGGGCGGCCCGATGATGCACGTGATCGCGGCCAAAGCGGTGGCGTTCAAGGAAGCACTGAGCGATGATTTCAAGCAGTACTCGGCGAACGTGATCGCCAATGCGAAAAAGCTGGCCGGCAAGCTGTCCGGCGCCGGGCTCGACCTGGTGACCGGCGGCACCGACAGCCATATCGTGCTGGTGGACCTCACCGAGCGCGGTATCACCGGCAAACAGGCCGAGGAGGCGCTGGAGCTCTGCGGGATCACGGTCAACAAGAACACGGTCCCGTTCGAGACCCGCAGCCCGTTTGTCACCAGCGGGATCAGGATCGGCACGGCGGCGCTCACCACCCGCGGGATGGGCGGGGAGGAGATGGAGGCGATCGGGGAAATGATCGGCCGGGTGCTGGGCAATCTCGATGACGACTCGGTCTACGGGGCCGTGCGCGGCGAAGTCGGTGAGATCTGCGAAAAATTCCCGCTCTACGAGGGCCTGGTCGGCGACTGA